The proteins below come from a single Harpia harpyja isolate bHarHar1 chromosome 2, bHarHar1 primary haplotype, whole genome shotgun sequence genomic window:
- the METAP1 gene encoding methionine aminopeptidase 1 has translation MAAVETRVCETAGCSSEAKLQCPTCLKLGIQGSYFCSQECFKGSWATHKLLHKKAKDEKAKREVSSWTLEGDVNTNPWSGYRYTGKLRPHYPLTPTRPVPSYIQRPDYADHPLGMSESEQALKGTSQIKILSSEDIDGMRVVCRLAREVLDVAAMMVKAGVTTEEIDHAVHLACIARNCYPSPLNYYNFPKSCCTSVNEVICHGIPDRRPLQEGDIVNVDITVYRNGYHGDLNETFYVGEVDEGARRLVQTTYECLMQAIDAVKPGVRYRELGNIIQKHAQANGFSVVRSYCGHGIHKLFHTAPNVPHYAKNKAVGVMKPGHVFTIEPMICEGGWQDETWPDGWTAVTRDGKRSAQFEHTLLVTDTGCEILTRRLDSIRPHFMSQ, from the exons ATGGCGGCTGTGGAGACCCGCGTCTGCGAGACGGCCGGCTGCAGTAGCGAGGCCAAGCTGCAGTGCCCGACCTGCCTCAAGCTGGGCATCCAGGGTTCCTACTTTTGTTCTCAG GAATGCTTTAAGGGAAGCTGGGCCACTCACAAGTTACTACACAAGAAAGCAa aagatgaaaaagcTAAGCGTGAAGTTTCCTCTTGGACCCTGGAGGGTGACGTTAACACAAATCCCTGGTCTGGTTATCGATATACTGGTAAACTCAGGCCACACTATCCACTG ACGCCAACAAGACCTGTGCCAAGTTATATTCAGAGACCGGATTATGCTGATCACCCACTAG gaatgtCTGAATCAGAACAGGCTTTAAAAGGAACCTCTCAAATAAAAATACTCTCATCTGAGGATATAGACGGGATGCGAGTAGTGTGTAGG CTTGCTAGAGAAGTATTGGATGTTGCTGCCATGATGGTGAAAGCAGGTGTAACTACTGAAGAAATTGATCATGCTGTCCATTTA GCTTGTATTGCGAGGAATTGCTATCCTTCCCCTCTGAATTATTATAATTTCCCTAAGTCGTGTTGTACATCAGTGAATGAAGTGATCTGTCATGGAATTCCTGACAGGAGGCCATTGCAGGAGGGAGATATTGTTAATG TGGATATTACTGTTTATCGTAATGGCTACCATGGAGATCTGAATGAGACATTTTATGTTGGAGAAGTTGATGAGGGTGCAAGGAGGCTTGTCCAGACAACTTATGAGTGCCTAATGCAAGCCATTGATGCAG TAAAACCTGGTGTTCGGTACAGAGAACTGGGAAACATTATTCAGAAACACGCTCAAGCAAATGGATTTTCAGTGGTTCGGAGCTACTGTGGGCATGGAATCCATAAACTTTTCCACACGGCCCCTAACGTGCCACATTATGCCA aaaataaGGCAGTTGGAGTCATGAAGCCAGGTCATGTATTTACAATTGAACCAATGATCTGTGAAG GTGGTTGGCAAGATGAAACATGGCCTGATGGTTGGACTGCAGTAACAAGAGATGGAAAGCGATCTGCCCAGTTTGAACACACACTTCTGGTCACCGATACAGGCTGTGAGATCCTGACCCGGCGGCTGGATAGCATTCGTCCCCATTTCATGTCCCAGTGA